The Burkholderia sp. PAMC 26561 genome includes the window AGACTAGCAACAATGCCGACCTCATCAGTCACCGACTCCGTTATCGATTCATCCCCTGATATCAAAGGCTGCCCGGAAGACTTGCCGCCGGGTCTGCGCTATGTGGACGACGCCCGCGCGGGCTACACGCGCGAGTGGAAAAACGGCGCGTTCGTCTACTTCAATACGCAGGGCAAGCAACTCTCCGACGATGCCGACATCAAGCGCATCAATGCCCTGGCCATTCCGCCTGCGTACACGAATGTGTGGATCTGCCCGGACTCGCGCGGACATCTGCAAGCCACCGGACGCGATGCGCGAGGCCGCAAGCAGTACAGATATCACCCGCAATGGCGTGAAACCCGCGACGCCACCAAGTACGAACGCATGCTCGCCTTCAGTGCAGTCCTGCCGAAACTGCGCGCCCGCGTGACCCGCGATCTCGATCTGCCAGGCATGCCGCGCGACAAGGTTTTAGCGACCGTCGTCAGGCTGCTCGACACCACGCTCGTGCGAGTCGGCAGCGAGGAATATGCGCGCGAAAACAAGTCCTATGGCCTGACCACGCTGCGCAAAAAGCATCTCAGCGTGAAATCCGGCACGCTGCGCTTCCAGTTTCGCGGCAAGAGCGGGATTGAACACGATGTATCGGTGAGTGATCCGCGGATTGCGAAAATCGTGAAGCGATGCATGGACTTGCCGGGACACGAACTCTTCCAGTATCTCGATGCCGATGGCCAGCGCCACGCCATCAGTTCTTCGGACATCAACGACTATCTCCACGAAATCACCGGCGCAGATTTCACTGCGAAGGATTATCGGACGTGGGCGGGCAGCGTGTTTGCGCTCGCGGCGCTGCGCAAGCTCGCGTGGGAAACCGTCACCGAAGCGCGCAAGCACGTGGTGGGGACGATCAAGGAAGTATCGAAGATGTTGCGCAATACGCCAGCCGTCTGCCGCAAATGTTATGTGCATCCGGCGGTGATCGAAGCATTCGAAGCAGGCCAGCTCGCCGATGAACTGCCGGCGTCGCGCCGGTCGGGGCTCAAATCCGACGAGGCCACGCTCGCGATATTTCTCGAGCAGGACGCGAAGCGCCGCGCGCGCGAAGCGGCTCGTGCGAGGAAAGGCAAGGCGAATACGGCGGACCCCAGCCTGGCCCGGCTGCTGACCAAGTCCAGCCAGAAAGCTGCGGCGTTGAAAAATTCGGGGAAGGACGTGAAGACGGAAGCGCTGGCCGCGGTAAAAGCGGCGTCGGTCAAGCCAGCATCGCCAAAAGTGAAATCCAAAGCGGCGCGGCCGGCGACGAAAAAGATCGGACGCGTCCGATCGCCGACGGCGGTCGCCATCGGCTGATCAGCGCAAGGTTCAACCGACCTTGCTCATCTCGTAGACACTGGTCACGGTCTCGCCGTCCCATTCGTATTCCAGATACGCAGCGTGGTGGCAATCGTGCAGCAAGGTCGTCCGGAATGCGGCGAGGCATTCGCCACCCTCATCCCGCACCGACGGATACGCAATACCGCGCACGCCGGCTTTGCGCGCCGCGCGTCCGAGCGCCTGCCCCGCCGCATAGTCCGATGGCGAAAGGATCTCCGGATCGAGCGAATTTTGCGTCAGGCGTCCGGCGCAGAGATCGAGCACTTCCCCATGAGCCGATACCGTGTAGAGCCGCATCTGCTGTCGCAGCGGCGCCTGCCGGGTATGCGCGAGAAAGAGCGCGGAGTGGTATCGCGTTTCTTCGATGGCAGTGCGCCTTTCACGCGCGCAGTAAAACACGCCGTAGGTGCCGTCGGAGAAGCGGCTGCCGTTCGGATTCAGATGGGTGAACGCGGCCATGATCGGGCCGTAACCCGCGCCGAAGCGGCGTTCGTCCGACGGGACCAGGTCCAGATCGCCCAGCTCGGTTCGCAGACGGTCATTGGTCATGGCTTCGAGCGCGTAAAGAGCATCGAAATCCTGCGGCGACGCTACGCGATCAAACAGATTGACGGCCGGAAAACGCGTCGGTATCACGCGATACGCCGGTGTCCAGTCAAATTCAGCATGCGGCCAGCGAGCACGCCAGTCGTTTTCCGCCTCTGGCACATTGGATAGATCGCTCACGCCCAGCCGCCTCGCATTGCGTCCAGATATTGCCGCACCGCCACCAGGTCGCTCACATTGCCCGCCAGCATGCGGTCGAGCGCGCGCCGTCCGCCGAAGGGCGGCGCGGTATTCGCGCGCTTGATCCAGCCATCGGACGCTTCGGGTTGGGGCAACAGGATTTGCAGCGCTTTGTAGATGCCGAGAATCAGCGAGAGCCGCTCGAGCGTGTCGCGGCCAAGCCGCGCGGTTTCCGGCGCACCTTTCCATTTGAAGAACGTTGAACGGCCGGGAGAGCCGAGCAAAACAATTTGCTCGTCGGCGGAAAGGGTCCAGTCACTCGCGATATTGAAAAACGCGCGCAG containing:
- a CDS encoding DNA topoisomerase IB, encoding MPTSSVTDSVIDSSPDIKGCPEDLPPGLRYVDDARAGYTREWKNGAFVYFNTQGKQLSDDADIKRINALAIPPAYTNVWICPDSRGHLQATGRDARGRKQYRYHPQWRETRDATKYERMLAFSAVLPKLRARVTRDLDLPGMPRDKVLATVVRLLDTTLVRVGSEEYARENKSYGLTTLRKKHLSVKSGTLRFQFRGKSGIEHDVSVSDPRIAKIVKRCMDLPGHELFQYLDADGQRHAISSSDINDYLHEITGADFTAKDYRTWAGSVFALAALRKLAWETVTEARKHVVGTIKEVSKMLRNTPAVCRKCYVHPAVIEAFEAGQLADELPASRRSGLKSDEATLAIFLEQDAKRRAREAARARKGKANTADPSLARLLTKSSQKAAALKNSGKDVKTEALAAVKAASVKPASPKVKSKAARPATKKIGRVRSPTAVAIG
- a CDS encoding RES family NAD+ phosphorylase: MGVSDLSNVPEAENDWRARWPHAEFDWTPAYRVIPTRFPAVNLFDRVASPQDFDALYALEAMTNDRLRTELGDLDLVPSDERRFGAGYGPIMAAFTHLNPNGSRFSDGTYGVFYCARERRTAIEETRYHSALFLAHTRQAPLRQQMRLYTVSAHGEVLDLCAGRLTQNSLDPEILSPSDYAAGQALGRAARKAGVRGIAYPSVRDEGGECLAAFRTTLLHDCHHAAYLEYEWDGETVTSVYEMSKVG
- a CDS encoding MbcA/ParS/Xre antitoxin family protein gives rise to the protein MPRAQRAPRPVPAPQPSIADMSAAGLRAFFNIASDWTLSADEQIVLLGSPGRSTFFKWKGAPETARLGRDTLERLSLILGIYKALQILLPQPEASDGWIKRANTAPPFGGRRALDRMLAGNVSDLVAVRQYLDAMRGGWA